Proteins found in one Neomonachus schauinslandi chromosome 1, ASM220157v2, whole genome shotgun sequence genomic segment:
- the CXCR6 gene encoding C-X-C chemokine receptor type 6 has product MEENDYVDPGFFNTSSDDSQGHKRFLEFRKFFLPSMYLVVFICGLLGNSLVLVVYISYQKLKSLTDVFLMNLPLADLVFVCTLPFWAYASIHEWVFGKVVCKTLLGIYTLNFYTSMLILTCITMDRFIAVVRATKAYNQQARRMAWGKAICLLIWVISLLVSLPQIIYGNVHYLDKLVCGYHNEEISTVVLATQMTLGFFLPLLAMMVCYSVIIKTLLHARGFQKHKSLKIIFLVVAVFLLTQTPFNLVKLIRSTSWEYATMTSFHYAIIVTEAIAYLRACLNPVLYAFVGLKFRRNFWKLMKDIGCLPYLGVSTQWKSSEDASKTCSACHNVEATSMFQL; this is encoded by the coding sequence ATGGAGGAGAACGACTATGTCGACCCCGGGTTCTTCAACACTTCCAGTGACGACAGCCAGGGGCATAAACGCTTCCTAGAGTTCCGCAAGTTCTTTCTGCCCTCCATGTACCTGGTGGTGTTCATCTGTGGCCTGCTGGGTAACTCGCTGGTGCTGGTTGTATACATCTCCTACCAGAAGCTGAAGAGCCTGACAGATGTGTTCCTGATGAATCTGCCCTTGGCTGACCTGGTCTTTGTCTGCACTCTGCCCTTCTGGGCCTACGCAAGCATCCACGAGTGGGTCTTTGGCAAGGTCGTGTGTAAAACCCTGCTGGGCATCTACACTCTGAACTTCTACACGTCCATGCTCATTCTCACCTGCATCACCATGGACCGCTTCATTGCAGTGGTTCGGGCCACCAAGGCCTACAACCAGCAGGCCAGGCGGATGGCCTGGGGCAAGGCCATCTGCTTGCTCATCTGGGTGATCTCCCTGCTGGTTTCCCTGCCACAGATCATCTACGGCAACGTCCATTATCTCGACAAGCTTGTCTGTGGTTATCACAATGAGGAGATTTCCACTGTAGTTCTCGCTACCCAGATGACACTGGGGTTCTTCCTGCCACTGCTCGCCATGATGGTGTGCTACTCAGTCATCATCAAGACCCTGCTTCATGCCCGAGGCTTCCAGAAGCACAAGTCTCTGAAGATCATCTTCCTGGTGGTGGCTGTGTTCCTGCTGACCCAGACGCCCTTCAACCTTGTGAAGCTCATCCGCAGCACGAGCTGGGAGTACGCCACCATGACCAGCTTCCACTATGCCATCATTGTTACAGAGGCCATTGCCTACCTGCGGGCCTGCCTTAATCCTGTGCTCTATGCCTTTGTTGGCTTGAAGTTTCGGAGGAACTTCTGGAAACTTATGAAGGACATTGGCTGCCTCCCTTACCTGGGGGTCTCGACTCAATGGAAGTCTTCCGAGGATGCTTCCAAGACCTGTTCTGCCTGTCACAACGTGGAAGCCACCAGCATGTTCCAGCTGTAG